In Chitinophaga nivalis, a single genomic region encodes these proteins:
- a CDS encoding dicarboxylate/amino acid:cation symporter yields the protein MPYSQTNFLRHYGNIIGLLVGILAGSVSGLLWKEKILVIKPVGDIFLNLLFTAVIPLVFFAIASAMAAAGAKNRLTGHMTLVFAGTVLLAGVITIVGIRIFPVTPGLHPLVQPQTVQPLAIGDQIVQLVSTGEFYELLSRQHMLAFLIFSSLTGIAARQAGEGGAAFRNWLHAGNEVMRALLTWIMKLAPIGLGAYFACQLATIGSSVWSLYAQTLIVGHGIAFFYYFVFFSLYAFIGSGIKGIKTYWQHNILPSATALGTCSSVATIPANLHASRQMGIPPAIADVVIPIGASLHKEGSAIAAVIKIAVALAMVAHQLTGIDHILLALLIALLVSIVEGGIPNGGYVGQLLIVSAYSLPPAVLPVIIIIGTLLDPIATLLNATGDTAAGMLIARLARRSPLT from the coding sequence ATGCCATACTCCCAAACTAATTTCTTACGCCACTATGGTAATATCATTGGATTACTGGTGGGTATACTGGCAGGTAGTGTGTCCGGGTTGTTGTGGAAAGAAAAAATCCTGGTGATTAAACCTGTCGGCGATATTTTCCTGAACCTGTTGTTTACAGCAGTGATACCATTGGTATTTTTTGCCATTGCCTCCGCCATGGCCGCTGCCGGGGCCAAAAACCGGCTCACTGGCCACATGACACTCGTTTTTGCAGGTACGGTACTGCTGGCAGGTGTGATAACGATAGTGGGTATACGTATCTTTCCGGTAACACCAGGCTTACATCCGCTGGTGCAGCCACAGACAGTACAACCACTGGCTATCGGCGATCAGATAGTACAGCTGGTCAGTACAGGCGAATTTTACGAATTGCTGTCGCGGCAGCATATGCTGGCCTTCCTCATCTTCTCTTCGCTGACGGGCATTGCCGCCCGGCAGGCAGGTGAGGGAGGCGCCGCTTTCCGCAACTGGCTGCATGCCGGCAATGAAGTCATGCGGGCCCTGCTTACCTGGATCATGAAACTGGCGCCTATAGGCCTGGGCGCCTACTTCGCCTGCCAGCTGGCCACGATCGGCAGCTCCGTATGGAGTCTCTATGCACAAACACTGATCGTTGGACACGGCATTGCCTTTTTCTACTATTTTGTTTTCTTTAGTCTTTATGCCTTTATCGGTAGTGGCATCAAAGGCATTAAAACCTACTGGCAACATAATATCCTGCCCTCCGCTACGGCGTTGGGTACCTGCAGCAGCGTAGCTACCATACCCGCCAACCTGCATGCTTCGCGGCAGATGGGCATTCCCCCCGCCATTGCGGATGTGGTCATTCCTATCGGCGCCTCCCTGCATAAAGAAGGTTCTGCTATTGCGGCGGTCATCAAGATTGCCGTAGCATTGGCGATGGTCGCACATCAGCTGACCGGCATCGATCATATTTTGCTGGCCCTGCTGATTGCCTTACTGGTGAGTATTGTGGAAGGTGGTATCCCCAATGGCGGCTACGTGGGACAGTTACTGATTGTCTCTGCCTATAGTCTGCCGCCGGCCGTGTTACCCGTCATTATTATTATAGGCACCTTATTAGACCCTATTGCCACCTTGCTGAATGCTACCGGTGATACCGCTGCGGGCATGCTTATTGCCCGGTTAGCGCGAAGATCTCCCCTCACTTGA
- a CDS encoding DinB family protein: MQDTTTTSATASTATVLSSASLLEHWQGHRRLTRQLITAFPEADFFDFSIGGMRSFASLALEMLRLAAGLQGIVTGVWPNLQQANKDNPPATQAAILQLWDEQTEMINELWAQLSPARFQETVLAFGAYEGPVYSIILYWIDNEIHHRGQGYVYLRALGITPPAFWNRN; this comes from the coding sequence ATGCAAGATACCACTACTACTTCCGCTACCGCATCAACTGCCACGGTGCTCTCTTCCGCCTCATTGCTGGAACACTGGCAAGGCCACCGCAGGCTCACCCGCCAGCTGATCACGGCCTTCCCGGAAGCCGATTTTTTCGACTTCTCCATTGGCGGCATGCGTTCTTTTGCCAGCCTGGCATTGGAAATGCTGAGACTCGCTGCCGGCCTGCAAGGCATTGTGACCGGTGTATGGCCCAATCTCCAGCAGGCTAACAAGGACAACCCTCCTGCCACACAAGCCGCTATCCTCCAGCTATGGGATGAACAAACGGAGATGATCAACGAACTGTGGGCACAGCTGTCGCCCGCACGTTTTCAGGAAACCGTACTGGCTTTCGGCGCCTACGAGGGTCCGGTATATAGTATCATTCTTTACTGGATCGACAATGAAATACATCACCGCGGCCAGGGCTATGTATATCTCCGCGCATTAGGCATTACCCCACCGGCTTTCTGGAACCGTAACTAA
- a CDS encoding VOC family protein, which yields MASLNPYLTFTDNCEAAFNFYKSVFGGEFLTISRFSEAPADCQGAPEESNKIMHVALQIGPESILMGSDKLASFGPVISGDGFSISVGTDTDAEADKLFNGLSAGGTIIMPIGKTFWGSYFGMFTDKFGVQWMVSCDQCIEK from the coding sequence ATGGCATCATTAAATCCGTATTTAACGTTCACTGACAACTGTGAAGCCGCTTTCAACTTTTATAAATCCGTATTTGGAGGCGAATTCCTCACCATCTCCCGGTTTAGCGAAGCGCCGGCTGATTGCCAGGGTGCACCGGAAGAAAGCAACAAAATAATGCATGTCGCGCTACAGATAGGTCCGGAATCCATTCTGATGGGTAGCGACAAGCTAGCCTCCTTTGGTCCCGTTATCAGTGGCGATGGTTTTTCTATCTCTGTTGGCACCGATACCGATGCAGAAGCGGATAAATTGTTCAACGGGCTTTCTGCTGGCGGCACTATCATTATGCCTATCGGTAAAACATTCTGGGGTTCTTATTTCGGTATGTTCACCGATAAATTTGGTGTGCAATGGATGGTGAGCTGTGATCAATGCATAGAAAAATAG
- a CDS encoding DUF4377 domain-containing protein, with product MSVKFFCATGLSLLTLAACNNGASTSEQSNNTDTTAATSSTTEIYYEAALPAASSPGRTIGLSLKPTGDAELVTDYQDYNPEIVEIGPWEKLDSGLIRLSLVTVGSGNSKKDTLVFKEEGEVLTYQGSNYGSEGLKLSKKDKPAAKEKELVMWVNKKKTTCTVPPGGPRECLEVAYGKVAPTKASEWQAFSEDIKGFDYKPGKVYQIKVKRTPRAEQLQDASAYTYELAEIIAPK from the coding sequence ATGTCTGTAAAATTTTTTTGTGCCACCGGATTATCGCTCCTGACCTTAGCTGCCTGCAACAACGGGGCAAGCACCAGCGAACAGTCAAACAACACAGATACGACCGCTGCAACGTCGTCTACCACCGAAATTTATTATGAAGCAGCGTTACCAGCTGCCTCCAGCCCCGGCAGAACGATCGGACTCAGTCTTAAACCAACCGGCGATGCAGAACTGGTTACAGACTACCAGGATTACAATCCGGAAATCGTGGAAATAGGACCCTGGGAAAAACTGGACAGTGGCCTGATTCGCCTCTCGCTCGTAACTGTAGGAAGTGGCAACAGCAAAAAAGATACACTTGTATTTAAAGAAGAAGGCGAAGTACTCACCTACCAGGGCAGTAACTATGGCAGCGAAGGCCTGAAGTTATCCAAAAAAGATAAACCTGCTGCGAAAGAAAAAGAACTCGTGATGTGGGTGAATAAAAAGAAAACCACCTGCACGGTTCCTCCCGGCGGCCCCCGCGAATGTCTGGAAGTGGCTTACGGAAAAGTAGCGCCAACAAAAGCCAGCGAGTGGCAGGCATTTTCTGAAGACATCAAAGGCTTCGATTACAAACCAGGCAAGGTTTATCAGATTAAAGTAAAACGTACGCCGCGTGCTGAACAATTACAGGACGCCAGCGCTTATACATATGAGCTTGCGGAAATCATCGCCCCCAAATAG
- a CDS encoding alpha/beta hydrolase — MIKRFFTGLVLLAMISQVSKGQQAVPVQRIESSQFQLGIIDKIPSARLGENRTLNIYLPDAYKKDTTTAYPVIYLLDGSEQEDFIHIVGLVNYMNMINVLPPTIVVGIANVDRRRDFTFPTQNIEDQKAWPTTGKSEKFISFLEQELQPYITQHYRTTAEKTLIGQSLGGLLATEILLKKPQLFRNYIIVSPSLWWNDESLLAEAPVLMKMHPYKENIQAYLALGTEGAQMQRDMDALLKIFREKGDKKLKLTYVPFPEENHLTILHRSVYKAFEVLNKK, encoded by the coding sequence ATGATAAAAAGATTTTTTACCGGATTAGTTTTACTGGCGATGATCAGCCAGGTGTCGAAAGGCCAGCAGGCCGTACCCGTACAACGGATAGAAAGCAGCCAGTTTCAATTGGGGATCATCGATAAAATACCTTCTGCCCGGCTGGGTGAAAACCGTACTTTAAATATTTATCTGCCGGATGCCTATAAAAAGGATACCACTACGGCGTATCCCGTGATCTATTTACTGGATGGTAGTGAACAGGAGGATTTTATTCATATCGTAGGCCTGGTAAATTACATGAACATGATCAACGTGCTGCCACCTACCATTGTTGTAGGCATCGCCAACGTTGACCGGCGCCGGGATTTTACCTTTCCTACCCAGAATATCGAAGACCAGAAAGCCTGGCCTACTACCGGAAAGTCTGAGAAATTCATCAGTTTCCTGGAACAGGAGTTACAGCCTTATATTACACAGCATTATCGTACTACCGCTGAAAAAACACTCATCGGACAGTCGCTGGGAGGATTGCTGGCTACGGAAATACTGCTGAAGAAACCGCAGCTTTTCAGGAACTATATCATTGTAAGTCCCAGTCTGTGGTGGAATGATGAATCTTTGCTGGCAGAAGCACCTGTCCTCATGAAGATGCATCCCTATAAAGAAAATATCCAGGCCTATCTGGCGCTGGGTACAGAAGGGGCGCAGATGCAACGGGATATGGATGCGTTGTTGAAAATATTCCGGGAAAAAGGCGACAAAAAACTGAAACTAACGTATGTACCCTTTCCGGAGGAGAACCACCTGACGATATTACACCGGAGTGTATACAAAGCATTTGAAGTGCTCAACAAAAAATAA
- a CDS encoding YMGG-like glycine zipper-containing protein, translated as MKQLSVALAATVILFSCQQHTDTATAVENAKRATIDSMNAINTVKQQVIDSMNAIKDNKDTRNHFSTAGTNNYYNSRHNHTTAPQGNSSEVSQPAAVATATPAPAPAVKKKKGWSHTAKGALVGAGAGAITGAFLNKDRAKGAIIGSLIGAGTGAATGAIIDHQKKKKQNAQYR; from the coding sequence ATGAAACAACTTAGTGTAGCACTCGCCGCCACCGTCATCCTCTTTTCCTGCCAGCAACATACAGATACCGCCACTGCAGTGGAAAATGCCAAAAGAGCCACCATCGATTCCATGAATGCCATCAACACCGTTAAGCAACAGGTGATTGATTCCATGAATGCTATAAAAGATAATAAAGACACCCGGAACCACTTCTCCACTGCCGGTACCAATAATTATTACAACAGCCGTCATAACCACACCACAGCACCTCAGGGCAATAGCTCCGAAGTAAGTCAGCCTGCGGCTGTAGCTACAGCTACCCCTGCACCAGCGCCGGCAGTAAAGAAGAAAAAAGGTTGGAGCCACACGGCAAAAGGCGCCCTGGTAGGTGCCGGAGCAGGCGCCATCACCGGCGCTTTCCTGAATAAGGATCGGGCCAAAGGCGCTATCATCGGTAGTTTGATTGGAGCAGGTACCGGTGCGGCTACTGGTGCTATTATCGATCATCAGAAAAAGAAAAAACAAAATGCACAGTATCGTTAA
- a CDS encoding helix-turn-helix domain-containing protein — translation MIIFDMMTGAATQQQPGRILYSCYQAKSRVGEHFVPDHVLGYIESGTYEVFIDGKNHVFQAGDIRFFRRNQLARFTKIPPENDTFKSISIFIDQATLRSIAAEYQLYMDKPYTGDNALHLKPVKLLQHYFDSLLPYLQEGGTFRDTLMHLKMREAVLILLQTNPDLKNVLFDFSEPGKIDLEAYMNEHYKFNVDLNRYAYLTGRSLATFKRDFERIFHTSPSRWLQQKRLQDAHYLLREKGWRASDVYLEVGFKDLSHFSYAFKKTFGIPPSSLSSV, via the coding sequence ATGATTATATTTGATATGATGACCGGAGCAGCAACACAGCAACAACCAGGAAGGATCCTGTATTCGTGTTACCAGGCGAAGAGCCGGGTAGGAGAGCATTTTGTACCTGACCATGTATTGGGATATATTGAATCAGGGACCTACGAAGTATTTATCGATGGGAAAAATCATGTTTTTCAGGCAGGCGATATCCGTTTTTTCCGGAGAAACCAGCTGGCCCGCTTTACCAAAATACCACCGGAGAACGACACGTTCAAATCCATTTCGATTTTTATCGACCAGGCAACGTTGCGTAGTATCGCAGCCGAATACCAGTTGTATATGGATAAACCCTATACCGGTGACAATGCATTACACCTCAAACCGGTAAAACTGTTGCAGCATTATTTCGATTCCTTGCTGCCCTATCTGCAGGAAGGCGGTACGTTCCGGGATACACTCATGCACCTGAAAATGCGGGAAGCCGTATTGATTCTGCTGCAAACAAATCCGGATCTGAAAAACGTGTTGTTCGATTTCAGCGAGCCCGGTAAAATAGACCTGGAAGCCTACATGAACGAACACTATAAGTTTAACGTGGATCTGAACCGTTATGCCTATCTGACCGGCAGAAGTCTGGCTACGTTTAAGCGGGACTTTGAACGGATTTTTCATACGTCTCCCAGCCGCTGGTTACAGCAAAAACGCCTGCAGGATGCCCATTATCTGCTCCGGGAAAAGGGGTGGAGGGCCAGTGATGTTTACCTGGAGGTTGGCTTCAAAGACCTTTCTCACTTCTCCTATGCGTTTAAAAAGACCTTTGGTATTCCGCCTTCTTCTCTCTCTTCCGTATAG
- a CDS encoding oxidoreductase: MKKQKVWFITGCTRGLGRSLTAAVLANGDLVAGAARTPAQLQDLVAAYPDQLYPLQLDVTDDARIPAAVAEAIAHFGRIDVLVNNAGYGIAGATEGYTNEQVQGQLATNLYGPIAITRAVLPYMRAQRAGRILQISSIGGRVGSIGLSVYQAAKFGLGGFSEALSKEVEPLNIKVTSIEPGGFRTDWADSSMSFAPHVDGYETTADWRKQVFIDKAYVPAGDPDKAAAAIITVAEHPEPPVHLLLGNDAAGIVQQADLKRQAEMEKWLPVTTSTDADDAESFLETAAGKRFLK; the protein is encoded by the coding sequence ATGAAAAAGCAAAAAGTTTGGTTCATTACCGGTTGCACCAGGGGGCTGGGCCGCAGCCTTACCGCGGCCGTACTGGCGAATGGAGACCTGGTAGCTGGTGCCGCCAGAACCCCGGCGCAGCTGCAAGACCTGGTAGCCGCCTATCCGGATCAGCTGTATCCCTTACAGCTGGATGTAACGGATGATGCCCGTATACCGGCAGCGGTAGCGGAGGCCATCGCACATTTCGGCCGGATTGATGTACTGGTAAACAATGCCGGCTACGGCATTGCCGGTGCTACCGAAGGATATACCAACGAACAGGTACAGGGGCAGCTGGCGACCAACCTCTACGGACCCATAGCGATTACCCGTGCTGTACTGCCTTATATGCGGGCGCAACGTGCCGGTCGTATCCTGCAGATCAGTTCTATCGGCGGGCGGGTAGGCAGTATTGGTTTATCTGTTTATCAGGCTGCCAAATTCGGTCTGGGTGGTTTCAGCGAGGCATTGTCTAAAGAAGTGGAACCCCTGAACATCAAAGTAACCAGTATAGAACCCGGTGGCTTCCGGACCGACTGGGCAGACAGCTCTATGAGCTTTGCCCCGCATGTGGACGGGTATGAAACCACAGCAGACTGGCGGAAGCAGGTGTTTATTGATAAGGCGTATGTGCCGGCGGGTGACCCGGATAAAGCGGCAGCAGCCATTATCACGGTGGCCGAACACCCGGAGCCGCCGGTACACCTGTTACTGGGCAACGATGCTGCGGGTATTGTACAACAGGCGGATCTGAAACGACAGGCTGAAATGGAAAAATGGTTGCCGGTTACCACGTCTACAGATGCCGATGATGCGGAGAGCTTCCTCGAAACGGCTGCCGGAAAAAGATTCCTGAAATAA